A region from the Triticum aestivum cultivar Chinese Spring chromosome 3D, IWGSC CS RefSeq v2.1, whole genome shotgun sequence genome encodes:
- the LOC123075289 gene encoding uncharacterized protein, with protein MYDDRCSPEFINGVQTFLLAAEANKRADGFMPCPCLVCKNDHNYSTSRTIHVHLFKSGFMPHYNVWTKHGERGVMMEDNEEEEDDDSYPGHGFPEYDDTTMGEEAEPAMREEAEEEASDEPADDLGRAIADAKRNCASDLEKKKLQRMLEDHKKLLYPNCEADKKKLGTTLELLQWKAENGVSDKGFGKLLVMIKNMLPKDNELPESTYEAKKAVCPLGLEVQKIHACPNDCILYRGEYEDLNACPVCGALRYKIRRDDPGDVEGERPRKKIPAKVMWYAPIIPRLKRLFQNKEHAKAMRWHREDRKKDGKLRVPADGSQWRKIERKYGKEFADDARNVWFGLSADGINPFGEQSSNHSTWPVTLCLYNLPPWLCMKRKFIMMPVLIQGPKQPGNDIDVYLRPLVEELLQLWNGTGVRAWDEHMGEEFDLKALLFVTINDWPALSNLSGQTNKGYRACTHCLDDTDSIYLDNCKKNVYLGHRRFLPSRHPVRKKGKHFKGEADHRTKPRHRTGADVHDMVKDLKVVFGKGPGGQPVPNDADGRAPMWKKKSIFWDLPYWKDLEDQQRMHGKDGIHQGHASYALTKEEKEIFFECLLSIKVPSGFSSNIKGIINMAEKKFQNLKSHDCHVIMTQLLPVALRGLLPDNKYVHNRARPEGSISKGHENEEVIEFCIDFIPDLKPIGVPESRHKGRLDGKGTLGGNQKICMDGHSLTEAHYTVLQNSALVAPYMDEHKNFLRSKHPERSDDWITREQTRSFAGWLQTRTMHDASIEDDMYSLSQLPSSNIMTFKGYEINGNTFYTIAQDKKSTNQNSGVRFDATTKTGKETYYGYIEEIWELDYGRGLKVPLFRCKWVNMTRGGVTEDPQYGMTTVDLNNLAYADEPFVLANDVAQVFYVKDMSTKPRKRKDKEANASYDEPKRHIVLSGKRNIVGVDDKTDMSEDYEKFDEIAPFTVNIDPSIQLNDEDFPWLRRKGTHAKK; from the exons atgtacgatgaccgatgctctcccgagttcattaatggcgtgcaaacttttctgcttgcggctgaggcaaacaagcgggcggatggttttatgccttgtccatgtttagtctgtaagaatgatcacaattactctacgtcaagaaccattcacgtccacctgtttaagtccggtttcatgccccactataatgtttggaccaagcacggagaaagaggggttatgatggaagacaatgaagaagaagaggacgacgacagctatcctggccatgggttccctgaatacgatgatacaacaatgggggaagaagctgagccggcaatgcgggaagaagctgaagaagaggcatcagatgagcccgctgatgatctaggtcgggccattgccgatgcaaagagaaactgcgcaagtgatttggagaagaagaagttgcagcgcatgttagaggatcacaagaaattgttgtacccgaattgcgaagctgacaagaaaaagttgggcaccacactggaattgctgcaatggaaggcagagaatggtgtatctgacaagggatttggaaagttgctggtaatgataaagaatatgcttccaaaggacaacgaattgcccgagagtacgtacgaagcaaagaaggctgtctgccctctagggttagaggtgcagaagatacatgcatgccctaatgactgcatcctctaccgcggtgagtacgaggatttgaacgcttgcccggtatgcggtgcattgcgctataagatcaggcgcgatgaccctggtgatgtcgagggcgagcgccccaggaagaagattcctgccaaggtgatgtggtatgctcctataataccacggttgaaacgtttgttccaaaacaaagagcatgccaaggcgatgcgatggcacagagaagaccgtaagaaagacggaaagttgagagtacccgctgacgggtcgcagtggagaaaaatcgagagaaagtacgggaaggagtttgcagatgacgcaaggaacgtatggtttggtctaagcgcagatggcattaatccttttggggagcagagcagcaaccatagcacctggcctgtgactctatgtttgtataaccttcctccttggttgtgcatgaagcggaagttcattatgatgccagtgctcatccaaggccctaagcaacccggcaacgacattgatgtgtacctaaggccattagttgaagaactcttacagctgtggaatggaacaggtgtacgtgcgtgggatgagcacatgggggaagaatttgacctaaaggccttgctgttcgtgaccatcaatgattggcctgctctcagtaacctttcaggacagacaaacaagggataccgcgcatgcacgcactgtttggatgataccgacagtatatatttggacaattgtaagaagaatgtgtacctgggacatcgtcgatttcttccgagcaggcatcccgtaagaaagaaaggcaagcatttcaaaggtgaggcggatcaccggacgaagcctcgccaccgtactggtgctgatgtacatgatatggtcaaggatttgaaggtagtctttggaaagggtcctggcggacaacctgttccgaatgacgctgacggacgcgcacccatgtggaagaagaaatctatattttgggacctgccctattggaaagacctagag gaccagcaacgtatgcatggaaaagacggcatacatcagggtcatgccagctacgctcttaccaaagaagagaaggaaatcttctttgaatgcctgctcagtattaaggtaccgtctggcttctcgtcgaatataaagggaataataaacatggcagagaaaaagttccagaacctaaagtctcatgactgccacgtgattatgacgcaactgcttccggttgcattgagggggcttctaccggataac aaatatgttcataaccgtgctaggccagaaggaagcatctccaagggccatgaaaatgaggaggtcattgagttttgtattgactttattcctgaccttaagccgattggtgttcctgaatcgcggcataagggcagactggatggaaaaggcacgctaggagggaatcaaaaaatatgtatggacggacattctctcactgaagcacactacacagttctacagaattccgccttggtggctccgtatatggacgaacacaagaattttctacgctccaaacacccggagcggtctgatgactggattacacgtgaacaaaccaggagtttcgccggctggttgcagacacgtaccatgcatgacgcctctattgaagatgacatgtactcgctgtcccagttaccatcttcgaatataatgactttcaaagggtacgagataaatggtaatacattttacacgatcgcccaagataagaagagcaccaaccaaaacagtggtgtccgctttgatgcaacaaccaagacgggaaaggaaacatattatggttacatagaggagatatgggaacttgactatggacgtggtttgaaggtccctttgtttcggtgcaaatgggtcaatatgacacgaggcggggtaacggaagacccgcagtatggaatgacaacagtggatctcaacaatcttgcgtatgcagacgaaccattcgtcctagctaatgatgtggcacaggttttctatgtgaaggatatgtctaccaagccgagaaaaagaaaagataaggaagcgaatgcatcatacgatgagccaaagcgccacatagttctttctgggaagagaaacatcgtgggagtggatgacaagacagacatgtcagaagattatgaaaagtttgatgaaattgctccattcacagtgaatattgacccgagcatccagttaaatgatgaagattttccatggctacggcgcaaagggacacacgcgaagaaa